In Montipora foliosa isolate CH-2021 chromosome 13, ASM3666993v2, whole genome shotgun sequence, one DNA window encodes the following:
- the LOC137982037 gene encoding sorting nexin-24-like, whose translation MISVSIPSFRKVREEGFFVYEIHVTKPTGRQLIVERRFQEFYEFHKQIGKTVTNPPHFPSRKLPKPLNTNPRFLESRRAALEKYLRDLLRLINVTEVHDHLTGFLDTPLPPGSQNLNLSRTSSIDDLDGYGYQGPTLSHQPLVCYMDDPFKDCKDSTNPLPSIVLQGTLEALYGTFKCDQQDS comes from the coding sequence ATGATTTCTGTATCTATTCCTTCATTTAGAAAAGTCAGAGAAGAAGGGTTCTTCGTTTACGAAATCCACGTCACGAAACCTACAGGACGCCAGTTGATAGTGGAGAGGCGTTTCCAAGAGTTCTACGAATTTCATAAGCAAATCGGAAAAACAGTAACCAATCCTCCACATTTTCCATCAAGAAAACTACCAAAGCCGCTTAACACAAATCCGAGGTTCTTGGAATCAAGGAGGGCAGCTTTAGAAAAGTACTTGAGAGATCTTTTACGGCTAATAAATGTAACCGAAGTTCACGACCATTTAACCGGATTTCTGGACACTCCACTACCTCCAGGATCTCAAAACTTAAATTTGTCAAGGACAAGCTCTATTGATGACTTAGATGGATATGGTTATCAAGGACCAACACTGAGTCATCAGCCCTTAGTTTGTTATATGGATGATCCTTTTAAAGATTGTAAGGACAGCACAAATCCTCTGCCCAGTATTGTTCTGCAGGGCACTTTAGAAGCGCTTTATGGCACGTTCAAATGTGACCAGCAAGATTCTTAA